The following are encoded together in the Aciduricibacillus chroicocephali genome:
- the accD gene encoding acetyl-CoA carboxylase, carboxyltransferase subunit beta — protein sequence MLKDFFGKKKKYATIPGEDQKLEVPEGLMMKCDGCHKIFYRKEMEKQLFVCPNCGHHHPMRAWVRIESLFDEGSFEEWDKELKTGNPLGFPGYEGKIEKDIQKTGMNEAIVTGKGTIDGNPTAFAVMDSRFRMGSMGSVVGEKIARAIERAKDEGIPFIIFCASGGARMQEGVLSLMQMTKTSMAIKRLSESGGLMISVMTHPTTGGVSASFASLGDYNFAEPGALIGFAGRRIIEQTIREKLPKDFQTSEFLLKHGQLDKVINRHDMKDTLSLLLAMHAKGGVRS from the coding sequence TTGCTTAAAGATTTCTTTGGCAAAAAGAAAAAATATGCGACCATCCCTGGTGAGGATCAGAAGCTCGAAGTTCCGGAAGGGCTTATGATGAAGTGTGATGGCTGCCATAAAATTTTTTACCGGAAAGAAATGGAAAAACAGCTTTTCGTCTGCCCGAATTGTGGACATCATCATCCGATGCGTGCATGGGTTCGGATTGAAAGCCTTTTTGATGAAGGTTCATTTGAAGAGTGGGACAAGGAGCTCAAGACAGGCAACCCGCTGGGCTTCCCAGGCTATGAAGGCAAGATTGAGAAGGATATTCAGAAGACTGGAATGAATGAAGCGATCGTTACAGGAAAAGGGACGATTGATGGTAATCCTACAGCGTTTGCCGTTATGGATTCTCGCTTCCGAATGGGTAGTATGGGGTCTGTTGTTGGCGAGAAAATCGCGCGTGCAATTGAACGTGCTAAAGATGAAGGCATTCCATTCATCATTTTCTGTGCATCCGGCGGTGCCCGCATGCAGGAAGGCGTTCTTAGCCTCATGCAGATGACAAAAACTTCAATGGCGATCAAACGTCTTTCTGAGAGTGGCGGTTTGATGATTTCCGTTATGACACATCCGACAACAGGTGGTGTTTCAGCAAGTTTTGCATCACTTGGTGATTATAATTTTGCTGAGCCGGGTGCACTTATCGGCTTTGCTGGCCGTAGAATCATTGAACAGACTATTCGTGAGAAGTTGCCAAAAGACTTTCAGACGTCTGAATTTCTGCTTAAGCATGGTCAGCTGGACAAAGTAATCAATCGACATGATATGAAGGATACACTGTCACTTCTTCTGGCAATGCATGCAAAAGGAGGAGTGCGCTCATGA
- the ytvI gene encoding sporulation integral membrane protein YtvI, whose product MNKNYMLPVLRLLLIASSVLVIFSLARYTILHLYPFFIALALALAMNPAVSLLERKLNMSRTLAILFTLLGVLAIFFSIVIYAIVEIAQGTAIIADKLPGQIELLAEAIRQLTNDLLGEPYVQVREIFHSLGGAEQALVHYQFNGLIRNAAEALQHLLWQLPQWLLIIPGSLATLLLSILAAFFIANDWPRLVNFSRKKTPETVKIRLGLLKSELKKTVGNYMKAQLILLAATGVIVLIGLLILRIEHALTISLAVLAVDLLPYAGTGLVFIPWIIYVFLSGQYDLAIGLSLLYMVIIIFRQLAEPKLLSSSIGIHPLLMLIALFAGLQLWGPAGLFATPILLVLINGLRASGLLHDAWQYIQHGKV is encoded by the coding sequence ATGAATAAAAATTATATGTTACCCGTCCTGCGTCTGCTGCTGATTGCTAGTTCCGTCCTAGTAATTTTTAGTCTAGCCCGGTACACGATCTTACATTTGTATCCTTTTTTCATCGCTTTGGCTCTCGCTTTAGCAATGAATCCCGCTGTCTCCTTACTGGAAAGAAAGTTAAATATGTCCCGGACTCTGGCAATCTTATTCACACTTCTCGGAGTTCTTGCAATATTTTTTAGCATCGTTATCTATGCCATTGTTGAAATTGCCCAAGGCACTGCGATTATTGCGGACAAACTTCCAGGACAGATTGAATTGCTGGCAGAAGCGATCAGACAGCTTACCAATGATTTATTAGGCGAACCATATGTCCAGGTACGTGAGATTTTCCATTCTCTCGGCGGTGCGGAACAAGCGCTTGTCCATTACCAATTCAACGGTCTCATAAGAAATGCAGCCGAAGCGCTTCAGCATCTGCTCTGGCAGCTTCCTCAATGGCTTCTTATTATTCCGGGCTCGCTCGCAACGTTACTGCTAAGTATTCTAGCCGCTTTCTTTATTGCTAATGATTGGCCACGCCTGGTCAATTTTTCACGAAAAAAAACACCCGAAACCGTAAAAATACGGCTTGGGCTCTTAAAATCAGAATTGAAAAAGACTGTCGGTAATTATATGAAGGCACAGCTGATTCTTCTCGCAGCGACAGGAGTCATTGTTCTAATCGGTCTTTTGATCCTACGTATCGAACATGCACTTACAATCTCATTAGCCGTCCTTGCTGTCGACTTGCTTCCATATGCTGGTACAGGGCTCGTCTTTATTCCATGGATCATCTATGTTTTTCTTTCAGGCCAGTACGACTTAGCAATCGGACTTTCCCTACTGTACATGGTCATCATTATTTTCCGGCAGCTTGCAGAGCCAAAATTACTTTCTTCCAGTATTGGCATTCATCCGCTTCTCATGCTCATTGCCCTTTTTGCCGGATTACAGCTTTGGGGTCCCGCAGGATTGTTCGCAACCCCGATCCTGCTCGTCCTAATAAATGGTCTGCGTGCTTCCGGCTTACTGCATGACGCCTGGCAATATATCCAGCACGGCAAAGTTTGA
- a CDS encoding FxsA family protein gives MPWILILIFIIMPAIEIGVFVWIGGQIGAGWVVALIILSAVLGSLLARQQGMETWRRAQRAMAERRMPSEEIVDGICIFIGSVFLIAPGFVTDAFGLLLLLPITRRPFKKLIKKWLAFIIAKRTFFFRRF, from the coding sequence ATGCCTTGGATACTTATTTTAATTTTCATCATTATGCCGGCAATTGAGATTGGTGTTTTCGTTTGGATTGGTGGCCAAATTGGTGCCGGCTGGGTAGTTGCGCTTATTATTCTATCGGCAGTTCTAGGAAGCCTTCTTGCTCGCCAACAGGGAATGGAGACATGGCGGCGAGCGCAGCGGGCAATGGCGGAACGTAGAATGCCTAGTGAAGAAATCGTAGACGGAATTTGTATTTTTATTGGCAGTGTTTTTCTTATTGCCCCAGGATTCGTAACAGATGCATTCGGCCTGTTACTCTTGCTTCCAATAACAAGACGTCCATTCAAGAAGCTGATTAAAAAATGGCTCGCTTTTATCATTGCTAAAAGAACTTTTTTCTTCCGCAGATTTTAG
- the pyk gene encoding pyruvate kinase, giving the protein MRKTKIVCTIGPASESVETLEQLIDAGMNVARLNFSHGNFEEHAARIQNIRQAAANKNTDIAILLDTKGPEIRTGNFAGGKAELEKGNTVFVSMEEVEGTSERFSITYPGLINDIEPGKKILLDDGLIELEVIALHPDRKEIETKVINSGLVKNKKGVNVPYVQVNLPGMTEKDAADIRFGVEQDVDFIAASFVRRPSDVFEIRELLESEKAEHIKIIPKIENQEGVDNIDLIIEASDGIMVARGDLGVEIPAEEVPLVQKRLIEKCNIVGKPVITATQMLDSMQRNPRPTRAEASDVANAIFDGSDAIMLSGETAAGDYPVESVQTMHRIALKAEDALDHKRILKDRSRAVDMTITDAISQSVTHTAENLKVNAIVTPTESGHTARMISKYRPAVPIIAITFSKDIKRQLALVWGVQPILSKKAHTTDEMLDFSIDCCLQSGLVKRGSKVIITAGVPINERGTTNLMKIHVIGDVIAKGQGIGRKSAYGRTVFAKNAKEALEKVKEGDILVTIGSDREMMPALEKAAGLVAIEGGLTSHAAVVGLSLGIPVVVGVDDAFKLLIENEDITIDSAKGDIYKGHASVL; this is encoded by the coding sequence TTGCGAAAAACAAAAATCGTCTGTACAATCGGACCGGCTTCCGAATCGGTTGAAACTTTAGAGCAGCTTATTGATGCGGGGATGAATGTGGCACGTCTTAATTTCTCGCATGGGAATTTCGAGGAGCATGCGGCACGCATCCAAAATATACGCCAAGCTGCTGCTAACAAAAATACGGATATCGCCATCCTCCTTGATACGAAAGGTCCGGAGATCCGTACAGGGAATTTTGCTGGTGGAAAAGCAGAGCTTGAGAAAGGCAACACTGTTTTTGTTTCAATGGAAGAAGTGGAAGGGACGAGTGAGCGTTTTTCAATTACGTATCCGGGCCTCATTAATGATATCGAGCCAGGCAAGAAAATTCTGCTTGATGACGGTCTCATTGAATTGGAAGTCATTGCTCTTCACCCGGACAGGAAAGAAATAGAAACAAAAGTTATCAACTCCGGTCTTGTCAAAAATAAAAAAGGTGTCAATGTACCGTATGTTCAAGTTAACTTGCCAGGCATGACAGAAAAAGATGCGGCGGATATCCGTTTCGGAGTAGAGCAGGATGTCGATTTCATCGCAGCTTCTTTTGTAAGACGGCCGAGTGATGTTTTTGAAATCCGTGAATTGCTGGAGTCTGAAAAAGCCGAACATATCAAAATTATCCCGAAAATCGAGAATCAGGAAGGGGTCGACAACATTGACTTGATCATTGAAGCGAGCGATGGCATCATGGTCGCACGTGGAGATCTTGGTGTTGAAATCCCGGCTGAAGAAGTGCCGCTCGTCCAGAAACGCCTTATTGAAAAATGCAATATAGTGGGAAAACCAGTCATTACAGCAACACAGATGTTGGATTCGATGCAGCGTAATCCACGTCCTACACGTGCGGAAGCATCAGATGTAGCGAATGCTATATTTGATGGGTCCGATGCGATCATGCTTTCAGGAGAAACAGCAGCAGGGGATTACCCGGTAGAGTCTGTCCAGACGATGCACAGAATTGCCCTCAAAGCAGAGGATGCGCTTGACCATAAGCGCATCTTGAAAGACCGTTCTCGTGCAGTTGACATGACGATTACAGACGCAATCAGCCAATCTGTCACACATACGGCTGAGAACCTTAAAGTGAATGCAATTGTCACGCCGACTGAAAGTGGACATACGGCAAGGATGATTTCGAAGTATCGTCCGGCTGTGCCGATTATCGCTATTACATTCTCAAAAGACATCAAACGGCAGCTCGCACTCGTCTGGGGAGTGCAGCCAATCTTGAGCAAAAAAGCACATACGACTGATGAAATGCTTGATTTCTCAATTGACTGCTGCCTTCAATCTGGACTTGTCAAACGTGGGAGCAAAGTTATTATTACGGCAGGAGTACCAATTAATGAAAGGGGAACGACGAACCTCATGAAAATCCATGTGATTGGCGATGTGATCGCTAAAGGTCAAGGTATTGGCAGAAAGAGTGCTTATGGACGAACTGTATTTGCCAAAAATGCGAAGGAAGCGCTTGAGAAAGTTAAAGAAGGAGACATTCTCGTCACAATCGGTTCTGACCGTGAAATGATGCCCGCACTTGAAAAAGCGGCAGGACTTGTCGCAATTGAAGGGGGCTTAACCTCTCATGCTGCTGTTGTAGGGCTGAGCCTTGGCATTCCGGTCGTTGTTGGTGTAGATGATGCTTTCAAATTGCTGATAGAGAACGAAGATATTACAATTGATAGTGCCAAAGGTGATATTTATAAAGGGCATGCAAGCGTTTTGTAA
- the accA gene encoding acetyl-CoA carboxylase carboxyl transferase subunit alpha yields the protein MKQVLEFEKPIVNLKEKIEELKKITQDSDMDLTEEIATLENRLASLEDDIYGNLQPWDKVLMARHQDRPTTLDYVNAIFDDFIEFHGDRLYGDDSAIVAGLAFYKGEPVTVVGHQRGKDTKDNIHRNFGMPHPEGYRKALRHMYQADKFGRPIICFIDTKGAYPGKAAEERGQSEAIARNLMEMSGLKVPIICIVIGEGGSGGALALGVGDRLLMLENSTYSVISPEGAAALLWKDSGKARQAAETMKITAHDLKELGIVDGIIPELKGGAHRDAGKQAERINEAIEAALNELKTLQSDELLEKRWDKYKQIGTFQEAQLARD from the coding sequence ATGAAACAAGTGCTGGAATTTGAGAAACCAATCGTGAATCTTAAAGAAAAGATTGAGGAATTAAAGAAGATCACTCAGGATTCTGATATGGATCTGACAGAAGAAATTGCGACGCTTGAGAACAGACTGGCGTCATTGGAAGATGACATTTACGGAAACCTTCAACCGTGGGACAAGGTTCTTATGGCACGCCATCAGGATCGCCCAACGACACTTGACTATGTGAATGCGATTTTTGATGATTTCATCGAGTTTCATGGTGACCGCCTTTATGGTGATGACAGTGCAATCGTTGCAGGACTTGCTTTTTACAAAGGGGAGCCGGTAACAGTCGTTGGTCATCAGCGCGGTAAGGATACGAAGGACAATATTCACCGTAACTTTGGTATGCCACATCCTGAAGGTTATCGTAAGGCGCTTCGTCATATGTATCAGGCAGATAAATTCGGACGTCCGATTATCTGCTTCATTGATACGAAAGGTGCTTACCCTGGAAAAGCTGCTGAAGAACGCGGTCAGAGTGAGGCAATTGCCCGCAACCTGATGGAAATGTCAGGCTTGAAGGTTCCTATCATTTGCATCGTGATCGGTGAAGGGGGAAGCGGTGGGGCTTTAGCTCTTGGAGTTGGAGACAGACTGCTCATGCTTGAGAACTCTACTTATTCCGTTATTTCACCGGAAGGCGCAGCAGCTTTGCTTTGGAAAGATTCAGGTAAAGCACGCCAGGCGGCGGAAACGATGAAAATTACTGCCCACGATTTGAAAGAACTCGGCATTGTTGACGGCATCATTCCTGAATTGAAGGGTGGAGCACATCGCGATGCAGGGAAGCAGGCAGAGCGCATTAATGAGGCAATTGAAGCAGCGCTAAATGAGCTGAAAACATTGCAAAGTGATGAGCTGCTTGAAAAGCGTTGGGACAAGTACAAACAGATTGGGACTTTCCAAGAGGCCCAATTAGCAAGAGACTGA
- the pfkA gene encoding 6-phosphofructokinase produces the protein MRRIGVLTSGGDAPGMNAAIRAVVRKAVYHNTEVVGVLNGYEGLIEGQFLELQSGSVGDIIHRGGTILHSARSEYFRTEEGLALAVANLQQAGIDGLIVIGGDGSLTGAAALSELGIPCIGIPATIDNDIGGTDYCIGFDTALNTIIDAIDKIRDTATSHERTYVVEVMGRDAGDLALWAGLADGAESILIPEHNTNLDRVMARLAKGMARGKKHSIIILAEGAGSAPDVAGKIMEATGLETRVTVLGHIQRGGSPTAHDRVLAGRFGARAVELLLEGETGKMVGIRCNAMMEAPFAEALQKRSTEDAEALYELSKQLSI, from the coding sequence ATGAGACGGATCGGAGTTTTGACGAGCGGTGGAGATGCGCCCGGGATGAATGCAGCCATTCGTGCCGTTGTCCGCAAGGCGGTGTATCATAATACAGAAGTGGTTGGTGTTCTGAACGGTTATGAAGGCTTGATTGAAGGACAATTCCTTGAGCTTCAATCAGGGAGCGTCGGGGATATTATACACCGCGGCGGTACGATCCTTCATTCAGCTCGCAGCGAGTATTTTCGTACCGAAGAAGGCCTGGCGCTGGCTGTTGCCAATTTGCAGCAGGCAGGCATTGATGGCCTTATTGTCATCGGTGGAGACGGCAGTCTGACTGGTGCAGCTGCACTTTCGGAGCTCGGTATCCCGTGTATTGGCATCCCCGCAACAATTGATAATGATATCGGCGGCACGGACTATTGCATCGGTTTTGACACAGCACTTAATACAATAATTGATGCAATTGATAAAATTCGCGACACCGCCACTTCACATGAACGTACATATGTAGTAGAGGTAATGGGACGAGATGCGGGAGATTTGGCTTTGTGGGCAGGTCTTGCCGATGGAGCCGAAAGCATCCTGATTCCAGAGCATAATACAAACCTTGACCGTGTCATGGCAAGACTGGCAAAAGGTATGGCGCGTGGCAAGAAGCACAGTATCATCATTCTCGCTGAAGGTGCAGGTAGTGCTCCTGACGTTGCCGGCAAGATTATGGAAGCGACAGGACTGGAGACGAGAGTGACAGTGCTCGGTCATATTCAGCGTGGCGGTTCGCCGACAGCGCATGACCGTGTGTTGGCAGGTCGTTTTGGTGCGAGAGCTGTTGAACTGCTTCTGGAAGGTGAAACAGGGAAAATGGTAGGCATTCGTTGCAATGCGATGATGGAAGCGCCATTTGCCGAAGCGTTGCAAAAACGTAGTACAGAAGATGCTGAAGCACTTTATGAATTGTCCAAGCAATTATCCATTTGA